ATAGGGGGGATGGGGAAAAAGAGTTGTCAGTCAGCGAAGGGAAAGGAGGTCGGATTTAGTGTTACGGGTCCACTGTATCTTCAAGTGAATCTTCAAGTGAATCTTCAAGTGAATCTTCAAGTGAATCTTCAAGTTGAGCGCCATCCGGTTGGCTTTGGCGGGGCATAACGTGAACGGGAATAAGCAATGATTGGGCTAATACAATGGTGGATAACCCCGTCAATAAAATCACCAGGGTTAAGTGAACTGTTTTCCAAGGGATCATGACCTTAACTTTTTCTAAATTTAGCCCCCCTTATGTGGGTAGCTCCCGTAATTATTCAGGGGGCCACAGGAGAATGAGGGTTTCAGGCTCTAGACAACAGATCTTAGGCGATCGGAGAGGGTTCATCTCACTTGGGTGGGTTCACCGATTTGGGTAGGGGCAATCCCCCCGTGGTTGCCCTGGTTGGGGGTCGCCAAGAGGGTCGGCACGGGGGCGCGACCCCTACCCGAGGTCGATGCTTCCAAGGTGAAATACACCCCGTTGATCCGGCTCTGACCGGCGATCGTGGGGCTGAAACCCTACTCACTTCGTCCCCCCCCTGAATAGTTACGTAGCTCCCTCAGGTGGGATATCAACCGCTAGCAACCTCGATCGGAGTCTCTGGGACGGTTACAACAATTCAAGGCTCAGGTTTGTAGTGGCGACTTCAGTCGCTCTGGTTTGTAGTAGCGACTTCAGTCGCTCTGGTCCATAGCTGCCTGGAGGGGAACGACTGAAGTCGTTATTACGAACGTAACCGTACCAGGCATTTAATGAAGATTGATCGTTTCAGCCTGAAATAGCTGAAACCCTTGAAACTCATTCGCTAGCAACCTCGATCGGAGTCTCTGGGACGGTTACTGTCCCGCTAATCTTGTCCCGCTTTCAGCGCAAACCCATTTCGATGATGATTTTAATCCTTGGGGAGAGTCTCCAGAAAGTCAAAGGAAGCTGAGGGATCTATATCGTCTAAAGAGACCTGGAGATCGGGGGGTAACAAATAATCATCCTTGGTTTTTAGGGTTGAGAAATCTCCCTCTCCACGGGCCGATCGAGCCTTTAAGCGTTGATGTTCATCATGGTTCATCAACAGCATATAAACCCCCCCAGGGCTAAAACTGCAAACAAACCAAAGGACAGGGAACCGGGACCATCATGCCAATAATCAAAGGATTCTTTATTTTGCAGGGCGGTCAAGATAGCCATCAACATTACCCGAAAGCTATTAATCACAAACGCTAGACTAACAGCAGCAAAGGGCACTAAGGCCATGGTGACCCGGGATCTGAGGGGAAACATAATCAGGCAAACAATGGACAGTCCAAATAAATAGTTCATGGACTCCAAGCCCGAACAAGCCTCATAGACCTTAACAGCACCCTGGGTATTAGGTCCGAGGCTCAGGTAAATATAAATGTTGTCTTTGAGCACCGCATCAATACCGCTGTAGCTCAACAGGAAATGGGTGAAACGGGCAGTGATGGGGGAAATATCGGAAAGGGTGGTGGAAATCATACTGGGGATGCCCATGGCGGCAATAATGGCGAGTTCCCGCCAAAATTGCCGGAGATGGCGAAAGCCTGACATTAATAGGGCCACCCCCAGGAGGGAGATAAACGGACTCAGGCGACAGGCGAAAAAGGAAAGATTAATGATTTCTGTGGAAAAGTGTGCGCTGTCTAAGCCCACCAGG
This region of Prochlorothrix hollandica PCC 9006 = CALU 1027 genomic DNA includes:
- the crtA gene encoding cyanoexosortase A, encoding MQLTNSSPLELARQPYVWLLALAGLVSSVYLSLLWRIEDVAHLGMSGLFLMAAASLIWDRRSSLTLHSHWLPSSLGAGLVLLSLGYSHYLVGLDSAHFSTEIINLSFFACRLSPFISLLGVALLMSGFRHLRQFWRELAIIAAMGIPSMISTTLSDISPITARFTHFLLSYSGIDAVLKDNIYIYLSLGPNTQGAVKVYEACSGLESMNYLFGLSIVCLIMFPLRSRVTMALVPFAAVSLAFVINSFRVMLMAILTALQNKESFDYWHDGPGSLSFGLFAVLALGGFICC